The following DNA comes from Methanosarcina vacuolata Z-761.
TGTAGAATTTTCCTACCGTTTTAACACCTGTTCTAACAGATCTTATTCGCGTATATAATAATCTGCAGAAACCAATATAAATTTATTGGTTTTTTGGTTCTTATTCATTCCCTATGGATAACACTATTTTCAATTCGATATCCGCTGGACTTATAAGAATAGCTGGATTTATTTTCGGTTATTTCTTCTGCTTTTTCAGTTATTTCGGTCCTTCTCTACAATTTTTAAAACATCAACGTTTGAAGTAGTCTGAATCAAAAAGAACTGCTTGCTCACAGACGCGGTTTTCCTTGCTGCAGTTTCCATACAGAGAATGAGAATTTTGATGGCATCCTGAAAAGTGCTCTTCTTCGTCCAGTTGTCTTTGAAGCACTTATTGGCTACCTGCTTTGTGAAATCGTTCCCGAGAACTATTAAATTACTTCCCTTTGTGTGTGAGGTTAAAGTTATCTCGGAATCCCTGATCTCGGCAATTGCGTGGTTCCCGGCTGAGGCGTACAGCCTTCTTTTTTTGGTGACCCCGCCTTCAATTGAGGATACTTCCCCTATTAAAATGCCGTCTCTTTCCGAGATCTTGCTTTTGCAGTCCGTAACAGTTATGCCGACCCCGAATTCTCGGGCTTTTTTTGCGAGCTCGTCATCCGTGACTATTGTCCCGTTGTAAAGATCTTTTTCAAGCTTTTCTCTGTTCTGCTTCTCTCCTTCAAAAGTTATTTCCCGCAGGTCTCCGGTCATTACTGCACCGTTCTTCCCGATAAAAGCGATAACAAGGGTCATTTTAATCCGCTCCAGAACCTGTATAAAAAATATTCTGCATTTTAAGGGATCTTCTGCCTTATAAGCCATTTGTGTTTTTGATCCACTTCAGCTATTTCTGATCTTACATCTACTGGAATATTCTTCTAGTTGTATCGAAATAAATGTCTTGTGGGCTTTCTATGGCTCTGACCAGCGCATAAAATATGCCTTGTATTATGCTTTGTAGCTTTGTCAGAACATTTGTCAGGATAGTCTGGTGTCGAGTCAATCATTAAGAATTCAATAGTTATGGATAATTGCAATTGATTTTATACGACATTTTACTGTTGACTCAACTAGCAGATCAAATGTGAGAAGGACATTTTCAGAAAAAGCTAGATAAAAGAAAAAAGAAAAAAGAAGAAAGAAAGTTTGATTTTGACTCCGGGCTAAGATTTCTTTTTTGATAAACTTTAAATATGAATATATGTTATATGGATCTAATATATGTTAACTATATCTAACTAAATGTTAGAGATAATTAATTAAATGTTATTAATATCTAATAATATGTTGTAAATAAGAAACAATACCGTGGTAATGTAAAATAAAATAGACTCCACTAGGCTACGCTTATTGAAATCAAGATTATTCAAAGGGATAGCTATGAAAAATATAAAAAAGATATATATGTACAAGCTTGCTTTAGGAGTTATTATTCTGCTTGCTGGAATAGTATCAGCAACTTGTTATAAACATGAAGCTTTGGCTTCAAGTTTTCTAATCAGCATGGGGCTAATTCTCTTTATTCTAACAGCTTTCAGGTTCTTCAGGCAGGGTGACTTTCCAGATAGGGATGAAAGGACAAAAAAACTAGCAGCTTATGGGATAACTTATTCCTGGCTTCTGACACTGGTACTCATTTCAGTGTTCTATTTGGCGGACTACTTCAAAATGGTTGAGTTTACTGCTGGAAGCGTGCTTGGTATACTTCTTATCTTCATGATCATTTCAGCAAACGTTTTCAGGTGGTATTTCATGCGAAAAGGCGACATTGAGTAAGGCTTTCGGAGGGCAAACCGTGAAAACAAGAATCAAGGAATTCCGAGCCAGGCATGACCTTACTCAGGAAGCCCTTGCAAAAATGGTAGGTGTCAGGAGAGAAACCATTGTTTTTCTTGAGAAAGGAAAATACAACCCCTCACTAAAGCTTGCATATAGGATCTCAAGGTGCCTGGACACCACAATCGACGAGTTGTTTCTTTTTGAAGATTCGGATTTCGAATGAGTCCTAAAAAATACCTTCGTCCTCACAGTATTTTTAGAACTTTTGTATTTTTTCATTAATTGAAGTTTATATTTTCTTTTATTTTTCTATAAATAGGTATGCCGTTTTAAAAAAAATCAAGATAAACTTTTAAATAATTTAATATTATAATAAGTTTGCTAAGTTTTGCAGGAGAAAACATGGAAAATATACTTATAGCCTTTCAGAATGTCTGGAAAATTTATCAAATGGGAGAAGTCCAGGTCAATGCCCTCAGAGATGTGAACGTGGAGTTCAAAAAAGGAGAGTTCGTTGCAATAATTGGGCCCTCCGGAAGTGGAAAGTCCACGATGATGAACCTTGTTGGCTGCCTTGACACCCCTACAAAAGGTAAGATTTTCCTGAAAGGCCGGAATATAGCTCGCCTTGAAGAATCGGATCTTGCAGCCCTGAGAGGCAGAACAATTGGGTTTGTTTTCCAGCAGTACAACTTGATTCCTGCCATGACAGCTCTTGAAAATGTGCTTTTGCCCCTGGAAATCCAGGAAATTGATGACAGGGTGGCAGAAAAACGAGCAAAGAAAATGCTTTCGCTTTTAGGGCTTTCGGATAAAATTCAACATAAGCCCTCTCAACTTTCAGGTGGCCAGCAACAAAGAGTCTCGATTGCAAGAGCTCTGGCCTGTAACCCTGAAATCATTCTTGCAGATGAGCCAACAGGAGCTCTGGACAGTGTTACCGGAAAAGAATTACTGGGAATTTTATACAGGCTCTGGAAAGAAGAAGGAAAAACAATTGTTATGGTTACTCATGACCTGCACCTTGCGAAATATGCAAGCAGGCACATCGAACTGAAGGATGGTAAAATCATCAGGGATGAAATGAATGAAGAAAAAATTGACCCAGAAACTCAACAAAGGATGCTGGAGACCGAGACCTGAGAGGAAAACTATGGAGCGGTTTTAGAATAGATCCAACTTATATTCAATCTAAGTTTGTATTGCAGACTAAACTAAAGGCTAAGACTAAATTACAACTACTAAGACTAATTAAAAACATCAGGTTTAGCTATGATTGTTTCAGATTAAATTCAGATCATTTCAGATTATTTGGATTATTCAGATTATTTGGATTATTCAGATTATTTGGATTATTCAGATTATTTGGATTATTCAGATTATTTGGATTACTTCAGATCATTTGAATTATTTCAGATCATTTGAATTATTTCAGATTATTTGGATTATTCAGATTATTTGGATTACTTCAGATCATTTGAATTATTTCAGATTATTTGAATTATTTCAGATCATTTGAATTATTTCAGATTATTTGGATTATTTCAGATTATTTGGATTATTTCAGATTATTTGGATTATTTCAGTATTCAAATCATACCAAACTCTATTCGGACCATGTACGCCCGATAAAACCTTTTTGGACATTTTTAGAGTTATGAAAAAAGTAAAAAATGAGGAATTGAGATGGGTTTTAAACTTACAGGTTTTATTTGCTTGCTCTTGCTTTTTTTCTTTTGCGTTCCCCCTGCCCTGGCGGAAGATACTTCAGAAGATGAGAGCACCTCCAATATTAGTTCGGGACTTGATGAAGGCTTAACTCTGGATCTGCTTAACCAGGACCCTGACCCGGTAGAACCCGGAGATGTCCTTGAAATCAGGCTTTCGATTCAGAACACGGGATATGAGGATCTGGAGAACTGTGTTCTGGAAATCAAGCCAGAGTACCCTTTCAAGGCTCTTGCCGGCGAGACGCTTGTAAAGGATATAGGCACTCTGGGAAAACGCTATGCAGATAACCGTCAGAAGGTCGTAAAATTCAAGCTGGGGATTGAAAACAATGTCAATGAAGGCACATATCCTCTAAAAGTATACGTTTACGCAACTAAGGACGACAGCCGGCTTACTCTTACAAAAGATTTTGATATTGAAATTGATAGCGAATCAAACGCTGAAATAGAATATATCAGTGTCGAAAAAATGGTGCCAGGGCAGAAAACCAATCTTGTTTTCGGCATAAAAAATGTGGGAAATTCTCCTCTGAAGAATGCGATGTTTTCCTGGGACTGTACTAATGATGTGATCCTGCCTGTCGGAGCAAGCAATGTTAAGCACATTAACTTGATTGACATCGGAGACACTGAGAATGTCAGCTTTCAGGTCCTGACAAACGTCAATACAAAGCCGGGACTTTATAAGCTGGACATGGTGCTCACCTATGATGATGTCGAAGAACTTCAGACTATAACGGAAGCGGGCACTGTAGAAAACCAGAAGCGAAAAGAGATCACAAGCAAGGCAGGAGTCTATGTAGGAGGCACCACTGATTTCGATATCGCATTTATGGAAAGAAGTCCGACAGGAGCTTATACTTTTACGGTTTCGAACATCGGAAACAACGCGGCAAACTCAGTCAAG
Coding sequences within:
- a CDS encoding MJ0548 connectase family domain-containing protein, whose product is MTLVIAFIGKNGAVMTGDLREITFEGEKQNREKLEKDLYNGTIVTDDELAKKAREFGVGITVTDCKSKISERDGILIGEVSSIEGGVTKKRRLYASAGNHAIAEIRDSEITLTSHTKGSNLIVLGNDFTKQVANKCFKDNWTKKSTFQDAIKILILCMETAARKTASVSKQFFLIQTTSNVDVLKIVEKDRNN
- a CDS encoding helix-turn-helix transcriptional regulator; translation: MKTRIKEFRARHDLTQEALAKMVGVRRETIVFLEKGKYNPSLKLAYRISRCLDTTIDELFLFEDSDFE
- a CDS encoding ABC transporter ATP-binding protein; the encoded protein is MENILIAFQNVWKIYQMGEVQVNALRDVNVEFKKGEFVAIIGPSGSGKSTMMNLVGCLDTPTKGKIFLKGRNIARLEESDLAALRGRTIGFVFQQYNLIPAMTALENVLLPLEIQEIDDRVAEKRAKKMLSLLGLSDKIQHKPSQLSGGQQQRVSIARALACNPEIILADEPTGALDSVTGKELLGILYRLWKEEGKTIVMVTHDLHLAKYASRHIELKDGKIIRDEMNEEKIDPETQQRMLETET
- a CDS encoding COG1361 S-layer family protein, whose product is MGFKLTGFICLLLLFFFCVPPALAEDTSEDESTSNISSGLDEGLTLDLLNQDPDPVEPGDVLEIRLSIQNTGYEDLENCVLEIKPEYPFKALAGETLVKDIGTLGKRYADNRQKVVKFKLGIENNVNEGTYPLKVYVYATKDDSRLTLTKDFDIEIDSESNAEIEYISVEKMVPGQKTNLVFGIKNVGNSPLKNAMFSWDCTNDVILPVGASNVKHINLIDIGDTENVSFQVLTNVNTKPGLYKLDMVLTYDDVEELQTITEAGTVENQKRKEITSKAGVYVGGTTDFDIAFMERSPTGAYTFTVSNIGNNAANSVKISVPSQANWTVTGGSSNSVVLGNLQKGDNTIADFDLKPVAMNKELPIKFEISYTSNDGIRQTLEKELPLYSSSFTPSAESDESEGGNSSSLMYIGLLILVCVAGAVIYKKRQKKIQMKNAQEDELNKIKFDDPDK